A genomic stretch from Arachis stenosperma cultivar V10309 chromosome 3, arast.V10309.gnm1.PFL2, whole genome shotgun sequence includes:
- the LOC130970605 gene encoding transcription elongation factor 1 homolog — MGKRKSRKKAAAPKKKREKLETVFSCPFCNHENSVECHIDMKNMIGELACRICQESFSTAITALSEPIDIYSEWIDECERVNKLEEEGEEA, encoded by the exons ATGGGgaaaaggaaatcaaggaagaaGGCTGCAGCGccaaagaagaagagagaaaagctTGAAACTGTTTTCAGTTGCCCCTTCTGCAACCATGAGAACAGTGTTGAGTGTCATAT TGATATGAAGAATATGATCGGTGAGCTTGCATGTAGGATATGTCAGGAGAGTTTCAGCACAGCCATCACAG CTTTGAGTGAACCAATAGATAT ATACAGCGAGTGGATTGATGAGTGTGAACGAGTGAACAAACTTgaagaggagggagaggaagcATAG
- the LOC130967656 gene encoding BTB/POZ domain-containing protein At3g44820-like isoform X2, translated as MAPAGKHSGFRREGNHWFCNGELPSDISVSIEGVTFHLHKFPLVAKCGKIAQKHEESSNMVLVLEEFPDYLEMTDEFGEDNLLSRSEGFFHKNILHNWKDCILALQSSEPVLQKAEKLHLVDKCLNALSVMVCTDPSLFGWPRMMYGSLQSPGGSILWNGINTGARIQSSESDWWFEDISFLSVSLFERLFKTMQVRGIRPENLEGAIMYYCRKYLPGLDRWQSGQGSKTRTVASFSLTPAAVDQRVLLESIEKLLPFRKGTSFCRFLLGLVRVALILNVNQTCKDSLERRVGTQLELATLDSLLIPNYSDSDALYNTDCIERIVHHFMSTESNKTAFSSSSVDPQALPSSESLMKVGKLIDSYIAEIASDVNLKPGKIRSLAESLPESSRSLHDGLYRALDIYFKAHPWLSDKEKEELCGIIDFQKLSIHACTHASQNDRFPLRVVLQVLFFEQLQLRTALASCLHALDNEITPAAPSIVAGDTAGQIVQRDGWVTVVRENQVLKVDMENMRSRVGELEQEFGKIKQEMKTISKSHSSLSSPRLVARKIGWKLGRRRSSETQPETRDRTGHRSRASIEYEPQSHRSAHRKSFSLV; from the exons ATGGCTCCAGCTGGGAAGCATTCTGGGTTTCGTAGAGAAGGCAATCACTG GTTTTGCAATGGTGAACTGCCTAGTGATATTAGTGTTTCCATTGAGGGCGTTACTTTCCATCTTCATAAG TTCCCTCTTGTGGCAAAATGTGGaaaaattgcacaaaaacatGAAGAATCCAGTAATATGGTGCTGGTGCTGGAAGAATTCCCTG ACTACCTTGAAATGACAGATGAATTCGGGGAAGATAATTTGTTATCGAGATCAGAGGGCTTTTTCCATAAGAATATTCTGCACAATTGGAAAGATTGTATTTTGGCTCTCCAAAGTTCTGAGCCTGTTCTACAGAAGGCTGAAAAGCTTCACTTAGTTGACAAGTGTTTGAATGCTCTCTCAGTGATGGTTTGTACAGATCCTAGTTTGTTTGGATGGCCAAGGATGATGTATGGGAGTTTACAAAGTCCTGGTGGAAGCATTCTATGGAATGGTATAAATACCGGCGCAAGAATTCAAAGCTCAGAGTCTGACTGGTGGTTTGAAGACATCTCATTTCTGAGTGTGAGTTTGTTTGAGAGGCTTTTTAAGACAATGCAAGTGAGGGGTATAAGACCCGAAAACCTTGAAGGTGCCATAATGTACTATTGTAGGAAATACTTACCAGGTTTGGATCGTTGGCAGAGTGGACAAGGTAGCAAGACTAGAACGGTTGCAAGCTTCAGTTTGACACCAGCTGCCGTTGATCAGAGGGTTCTATTGGAAAGTATAGAGAAACTCCTTCCTTTCAGGAAGGGAACATCCTTTTGTCGTTTCCTACTGGGGCTTGTTCGCGTGGCTTTGATATTGAATGTGAATCAGACATGCAAGGATTCATTAGAGAGGAGAGTAGGTACACAATTGGAACTGGCAACTCTGGATAGTCTTCTCATTCCTAATTATTCAGATTCCGATGCGCTGTATAACACAGACTGCATTGAGCGGATTGTCCATCACTTTATGTCTACAGAATCAAATAAAACcgccttttcttcttcatcgGTTGATCCACAAGCACTACCATCATCTGAATCTTTAATGAAAGTTGGAAAGTTGATAGATAGCTACATTGCAGAAATTGCTTCTGATGTAAATTTGAAACCTGGAAAGATACGCTCCCTCGCAGAATCCCTTCCAGAGTCATCAAGATCATTGCATGATGGACTTTACAGAGCACTCGACATATATTTCAAG GCACATCCATGGCTCTCagacaaagagaaagaagaactGTGTGGCATTATTGACTTCCAGAAACTCTCAATCCATGCCTGCACACATGCATCACAAAACGATAGGTTTCCCCTCAGAGTTGTTCTTCAAGTGTTGTTCTTCGAACAGCTGCAGTTAAGAACCGCATTAGCCAGCTGTCTCCATGCATTGGACAATGAAATCACCCCGGCAGCTCCTTCAATTGTTGCAGGCGATACGGCAGGTCAAATCGTACAAAGGGATGGATGGGTGACTGTGGTACGCGAAAATCAAGTTCTAAAGGTGGATATGGAAAATATGAGGTCTAGAGTTGGAGAACTTGAACAAGAATTTGGTAAAATAAAGCAAGAAATGAAAACCATATCAAAATCCCATAGTTCCCTTAGCTCTCCTCGGTTAGTTGCCCGGAAAATTGGGTGGAAGCTTGGTCGGCGTCGATCTTCAGAGACTCAACCAGAAACTCGTGATCGCACTGGTCATCGATCAAGAGCATCGATTGAATATGAACCTCAATCACATAGGTCTGCACACAGAAAAAGTTTTTCTTTGGTGTAa
- the LOC130967656 gene encoding BTB/POZ domain-containing protein At3g44820-like isoform X1, with protein MAPAGKHSGFRREGNHWFCNGELPSDISVSIEGVTFHLHKFPLVAKCGKIAQKHEESSNMVLVLEEFPGGPDTFLIVAKFCYSFRVELTARNVILVYCAADYLEMTDEFGEDNLLSRSEGFFHKNILHNWKDCILALQSSEPVLQKAEKLHLVDKCLNALSVMVCTDPSLFGWPRMMYGSLQSPGGSILWNGINTGARIQSSESDWWFEDISFLSVSLFERLFKTMQVRGIRPENLEGAIMYYCRKYLPGLDRWQSGQGSKTRTVASFSLTPAAVDQRVLLESIEKLLPFRKGTSFCRFLLGLVRVALILNVNQTCKDSLERRVGTQLELATLDSLLIPNYSDSDALYNTDCIERIVHHFMSTESNKTAFSSSSVDPQALPSSESLMKVGKLIDSYIAEIASDVNLKPGKIRSLAESLPESSRSLHDGLYRALDIYFKAHPWLSDKEKEELCGIIDFQKLSIHACTHASQNDRFPLRVVLQVLFFEQLQLRTALASCLHALDNEITPAAPSIVAGDTAGQIVQRDGWVTVVRENQVLKVDMENMRSRVGELEQEFGKIKQEMKTISKSHSSLSSPRLVARKIGWKLGRRRSSETQPETRDRTGHRSRASIEYEPQSHRSAHRKSFSLV; from the exons ATGGCTCCAGCTGGGAAGCATTCTGGGTTTCGTAGAGAAGGCAATCACTG GTTTTGCAATGGTGAACTGCCTAGTGATATTAGTGTTTCCATTGAGGGCGTTACTTTCCATCTTCATAAG TTCCCTCTTGTGGCAAAATGTGGaaaaattgcacaaaaacatGAAGAATCCAGTAATATGGTGCTGGTGCTGGAAGAATTCCCTGGTGGCCCTGACACTTTCTTAATTGTGGCCAAATTCTGTTACAGTTTTCGTGTGGAATTGACAGCCAGAAATGTAATTTTAGTTTATTGTGCCGCAGACTACCTTGAAATGACAGATGAATTCGGGGAAGATAATTTGTTATCGAGATCAGAGGGCTTTTTCCATAAGAATATTCTGCACAATTGGAAAGATTGTATTTTGGCTCTCCAAAGTTCTGAGCCTGTTCTACAGAAGGCTGAAAAGCTTCACTTAGTTGACAAGTGTTTGAATGCTCTCTCAGTGATGGTTTGTACAGATCCTAGTTTGTTTGGATGGCCAAGGATGATGTATGGGAGTTTACAAAGTCCTGGTGGAAGCATTCTATGGAATGGTATAAATACCGGCGCAAGAATTCAAAGCTCAGAGTCTGACTGGTGGTTTGAAGACATCTCATTTCTGAGTGTGAGTTTGTTTGAGAGGCTTTTTAAGACAATGCAAGTGAGGGGTATAAGACCCGAAAACCTTGAAGGTGCCATAATGTACTATTGTAGGAAATACTTACCAGGTTTGGATCGTTGGCAGAGTGGACAAGGTAGCAAGACTAGAACGGTTGCAAGCTTCAGTTTGACACCAGCTGCCGTTGATCAGAGGGTTCTATTGGAAAGTATAGAGAAACTCCTTCCTTTCAGGAAGGGAACATCCTTTTGTCGTTTCCTACTGGGGCTTGTTCGCGTGGCTTTGATATTGAATGTGAATCAGACATGCAAGGATTCATTAGAGAGGAGAGTAGGTACACAATTGGAACTGGCAACTCTGGATAGTCTTCTCATTCCTAATTATTCAGATTCCGATGCGCTGTATAACACAGACTGCATTGAGCGGATTGTCCATCACTTTATGTCTACAGAATCAAATAAAACcgccttttcttcttcatcgGTTGATCCACAAGCACTACCATCATCTGAATCTTTAATGAAAGTTGGAAAGTTGATAGATAGCTACATTGCAGAAATTGCTTCTGATGTAAATTTGAAACCTGGAAAGATACGCTCCCTCGCAGAATCCCTTCCAGAGTCATCAAGATCATTGCATGATGGACTTTACAGAGCACTCGACATATATTTCAAG GCACATCCATGGCTCTCagacaaagagaaagaagaactGTGTGGCATTATTGACTTCCAGAAACTCTCAATCCATGCCTGCACACATGCATCACAAAACGATAGGTTTCCCCTCAGAGTTGTTCTTCAAGTGTTGTTCTTCGAACAGCTGCAGTTAAGAACCGCATTAGCCAGCTGTCTCCATGCATTGGACAATGAAATCACCCCGGCAGCTCCTTCAATTGTTGCAGGCGATACGGCAGGTCAAATCGTACAAAGGGATGGATGGGTGACTGTGGTACGCGAAAATCAAGTTCTAAAGGTGGATATGGAAAATATGAGGTCTAGAGTTGGAGAACTTGAACAAGAATTTGGTAAAATAAAGCAAGAAATGAAAACCATATCAAAATCCCATAGTTCCCTTAGCTCTCCTCGGTTAGTTGCCCGGAAAATTGGGTGGAAGCTTGGTCGGCGTCGATCTTCAGAGACTCAACCAGAAACTCGTGATCGCACTGGTCATCGATCAAGAGCATCGATTGAATATGAACCTCAATCACATAGGTCTGCACACAGAAAAAGTTTTTCTTTGGTGTAa
- the LOC130967656 gene encoding BTB/POZ domain-containing protein At3g44820-like isoform X3 encodes MVLVLEEFPGGPDTFLIVAKFCYSFRVELTARNVILVYCAADYLEMTDEFGEDNLLSRSEGFFHKNILHNWKDCILALQSSEPVLQKAEKLHLVDKCLNALSVMVCTDPSLFGWPRMMYGSLQSPGGSILWNGINTGARIQSSESDWWFEDISFLSVSLFERLFKTMQVRGIRPENLEGAIMYYCRKYLPGLDRWQSGQGSKTRTVASFSLTPAAVDQRVLLESIEKLLPFRKGTSFCRFLLGLVRVALILNVNQTCKDSLERRVGTQLELATLDSLLIPNYSDSDALYNTDCIERIVHHFMSTESNKTAFSSSSVDPQALPSSESLMKVGKLIDSYIAEIASDVNLKPGKIRSLAESLPESSRSLHDGLYRALDIYFKAHPWLSDKEKEELCGIIDFQKLSIHACTHASQNDRFPLRVVLQVLFFEQLQLRTALASCLHALDNEITPAAPSIVAGDTAGQIVQRDGWVTVVRENQVLKVDMENMRSRVGELEQEFGKIKQEMKTISKSHSSLSSPRLVARKIGWKLGRRRSSETQPETRDRTGHRSRASIEYEPQSHRSAHRKSFSLV; translated from the exons ATGGTGCTGGTGCTGGAAGAATTCCCTGGTGGCCCTGACACTTTCTTAATTGTGGCCAAATTCTGTTACAGTTTTCGTGTGGAATTGACAGCCAGAAATGTAATTTTAGTTTATTGTGCCGCAGACTACCTTGAAATGACAGATGAATTCGGGGAAGATAATTTGTTATCGAGATCAGAGGGCTTTTTCCATAAGAATATTCTGCACAATTGGAAAGATTGTATTTTGGCTCTCCAAAGTTCTGAGCCTGTTCTACAGAAGGCTGAAAAGCTTCACTTAGTTGACAAGTGTTTGAATGCTCTCTCAGTGATGGTTTGTACAGATCCTAGTTTGTTTGGATGGCCAAGGATGATGTATGGGAGTTTACAAAGTCCTGGTGGAAGCATTCTATGGAATGGTATAAATACCGGCGCAAGAATTCAAAGCTCAGAGTCTGACTGGTGGTTTGAAGACATCTCATTTCTGAGTGTGAGTTTGTTTGAGAGGCTTTTTAAGACAATGCAAGTGAGGGGTATAAGACCCGAAAACCTTGAAGGTGCCATAATGTACTATTGTAGGAAATACTTACCAGGTTTGGATCGTTGGCAGAGTGGACAAGGTAGCAAGACTAGAACGGTTGCAAGCTTCAGTTTGACACCAGCTGCCGTTGATCAGAGGGTTCTATTGGAAAGTATAGAGAAACTCCTTCCTTTCAGGAAGGGAACATCCTTTTGTCGTTTCCTACTGGGGCTTGTTCGCGTGGCTTTGATATTGAATGTGAATCAGACATGCAAGGATTCATTAGAGAGGAGAGTAGGTACACAATTGGAACTGGCAACTCTGGATAGTCTTCTCATTCCTAATTATTCAGATTCCGATGCGCTGTATAACACAGACTGCATTGAGCGGATTGTCCATCACTTTATGTCTACAGAATCAAATAAAACcgccttttcttcttcatcgGTTGATCCACAAGCACTACCATCATCTGAATCTTTAATGAAAGTTGGAAAGTTGATAGATAGCTACATTGCAGAAATTGCTTCTGATGTAAATTTGAAACCTGGAAAGATACGCTCCCTCGCAGAATCCCTTCCAGAGTCATCAAGATCATTGCATGATGGACTTTACAGAGCACTCGACATATATTTCAAG GCACATCCATGGCTCTCagacaaagagaaagaagaactGTGTGGCATTATTGACTTCCAGAAACTCTCAATCCATGCCTGCACACATGCATCACAAAACGATAGGTTTCCCCTCAGAGTTGTTCTTCAAGTGTTGTTCTTCGAACAGCTGCAGTTAAGAACCGCATTAGCCAGCTGTCTCCATGCATTGGACAATGAAATCACCCCGGCAGCTCCTTCAATTGTTGCAGGCGATACGGCAGGTCAAATCGTACAAAGGGATGGATGGGTGACTGTGGTACGCGAAAATCAAGTTCTAAAGGTGGATATGGAAAATATGAGGTCTAGAGTTGGAGAACTTGAACAAGAATTTGGTAAAATAAAGCAAGAAATGAAAACCATATCAAAATCCCATAGTTCCCTTAGCTCTCCTCGGTTAGTTGCCCGGAAAATTGGGTGGAAGCTTGGTCGGCGTCGATCTTCAGAGACTCAACCAGAAACTCGTGATCGCACTGGTCATCGATCAAGAGCATCGATTGAATATGAACCTCAATCACATAGGTCTGCACACAGAAAAAGTTTTTCTTTGGTGTAa
- the LOC130969114 gene encoding UDP-D-apiose/UDP-D-xylose synthase 2-like, with the protein MASSSSAGASARVDLDGNPIKPLTICMIGAGGFIGSHLCEKLMSETQHKVLALDVYNDKIKHLLEPDNLPWHGRITFHRLNIKHDSRLEGLIKMSDLTINLAAICTPADYNTRPLDTIYSNFIDALPVVKYCSENNKRLIHFSTCEVYGKTIGSFLPKDSPLRQDPAYYVLKEDESPCIFGSIEKQRWSYACAKQLIERLIYAEGAENGMEFTIVRPFNWIGPRMDFIPGVDGPSEGVPRVLACFSNNLLRGQPLKLVDGGQSQRTFVYIKDAIEAVTLMIENPARANGHIFNVGNPNNEVTVRQLAEMMIKVYSKVSGEQPPETPTIDVSSKEFYGEGYDDSDKRIPDMTTINRQLGWNPKTSLWDLLESTLTYQHRTYAEAIKKVIAKPLAS; encoded by the exons atggcttcttcttcttctgctggTGCCTCAGCTCGCGTGGATCTGGATGGGAACCCGATAAAGCCATTAACGATCTGCATGATCGGTGCCGGAGGGTTCATTGGCTCACACCTTTGCGAGAAGCTCATGTCCGAAACGCAGCACAAGGTTCTCGCATTGGATGTCTACAACGACAAGATCAAGCACCTCTTGGAGCCCGATAACCTTCCATGGCACGGTCGCATCACCTTCCACCGACTCAACATCAAGCACGATTCAAGGCTCGAAGGTCTCATCAAGATGTCGGATCTG ACGATAAATCTGGCTGCAATTTGCACCCCTGCGGATTACAATACCCGTCCCCTTGACACAATTTACAGCAACTTCATCGATGCTCTCCCTGTG GTGAAGTACTGCTCTGAGAATAACAAGAGGCTTATTCACTTCTCTACTTGTGAAGTGTATGGGAAAACGATTGGAAGCTTTCTCCCCAAAGATAGTCCTCTTCGTCAG GATCCTGCATACTACGTTCTTAAAGAAGATGAGTCTCCATGCATTTTTGGTTCGATTGAGAAGCAGAGATGGTCCTATGCCTGTGCAAAGCAGTTGATTGAGAGGCTGATTTATG CTGAGGGTGCTGAAAATGGTATGGAGTTCACAATTGTGAGGCCTTTTAATTGGATTGGACCTAGAATGGATTTCATTCCTGGCGTTGATGGTCCTAGTGAGGGTGTTCCCCGGGTTCTTGCATGCTTTAGCAAT AATCTTCTCAGAGGGCAGCCCCTCAAGCTAGTGGACGGTGGCCAATCCCAGAGAACCTTTGTTTACATCAAGGATGCTATTGAAGCTGTAACACTGATGATT GAAAACCCTGCCAGGGCTAATGGACATATCTTCAATGTGGGTAACCCCAACAATGAGGTTACAGTTCGGCAGCTTGCTGAAATGATGATTAAG GTATACTCAAAGGTTAGTGGAGAACAACCTCCAGAGACACCTACAATCGACGTCAGCTCAAAAGAATTTTATGGCGAGGGATATGACGATAGCGACAAGAGAATTCCTGACATGACCACAATAAACAGGCAACTTG GATGGAACCCAAAGACCTCACTTTGGGACCTGCTCGAGTCCACACTGACCTATCAGCACAGGACATATGCTGAAGCCATTAAGAAAGTCATTGCTAAACCTCTTGCAAGTTGA